The Argentina anserina chromosome 5, drPotAnse1.1, whole genome shotgun sequence genome includes the window TAAGGTTAGAAAAAGCTGTATGTGATATCAGATTAGTGATGGGGTCTATAGGCAGTAGTAGTAGTCCAAAAACATGGATACCATATATGAACAGCAGAGATTGTTCTCAGGGTTTTTGTAGTTTGTACTGCCCACAATGGTGCCACATCATAATACCACCTCCTCCTTCCTTCAATTTTGCTCAAGACAATTCCTCATCTTCTCCAAGTCTCTCTCCTCTTGTTATTGCAATCATTGGCATTCTGGTGAGTGCCTTTCTTCTTGTGAGCTACTACACCATAATGTCCAAGTACTGCGGTAACGGGGacagaagaagatcaagaagcAGAGAAGATCATGGCCAGAATGAGGAGTTGGAAGGTACCGAAAATCGTTCTCTTCATGAACCGTGGTATGTGGTGACTGTTGGATTGGATGAAGCTCTGATCAAGTccttgagagtttgcaagtacAAGAATGGAGATGACTTGATTGAAGGGACGGATTGCGCTGTGTGTCTGAGTgagtttgaagaagatgagaacCTGAGGCTGTTGCCCAAGTGCAACCATGCTTTTCATCTACCATGTATTGATACATGGCTCAAGTCTCACTTGAATTGCCCCCTATGTCGTGCCAGTGTGGTTTCAACAAATGCTCCAACGCATCATCAATTGCCTCCTGCTGTGACTGAAACTCCTCCGAGCAGTAGCAACGAAGGTGGAAATGTAGTAATGGGGACACAAGTTTTGGAGAGGGGTCATCATCCTCAAAATGTGGCGATAGTGCATGGAGATGTGATTCCAAAGACACCATTGCGTGCTTCTAGTGGTTTGGGAAATTCAGAAGAGAGGAATACAATAATAGAGATAGTTGCTGATGATCCATTTCATCAAACAATTAGAAGGTCAGTCTCCATGGACTATATATGTCACGATGACCGCATTTTAGTGGCCGATATTTTTCGCAtgaatgatgaagatgaacatgtgGAAGGCTGCCCAGAGTCAGAATCAGATGAGATAGCTGGTTCTTCAACACAATCAGTAGCTGGAGGAGCTGGAACTCCTAGCCTCTCTAAAGAGCATATGGGACATGTTGCAATCAAGAGATCATTTTCGAGTGGGAGATTGTTTTTCACTAGGCCTGCAAGAGCAAGGCATTCACTAATTCCACTCTAAACTCTAGAAGAAAAGAGTTTGGTCTGAACCTAGCTATCACATTGCTTCGTGTGATTACGATCCTTCTTtgtatcatttttcttttagcAAAACGGAGAGTACTTGTTCACAACAAGTCTATATATACAagattgaaacaagattagaACAACAGTACTAATATGTATCATCATTTATGAAAACAAGCGAGATAGCAACTGAAAAATCCTTGTGTGCTCCTATAAGTATCATCAATTAGTGAATTCGCAATTAGAGGATTTAGACATTACGCAGAAATGGCAGAATGTTTGAGTACgtagaaaaataagaaatgaaacgCATCCTACTTTCACATTCAGAAACTTGGTTGAATCCATAAATATGGAAATCGAATTCTAGAGTATTCGTCCATGTATGTATCCATCTTTTTATCTTCCATACTAAAATAAACGCacattttttctttatataaaGGATGGCTTGCGAAATAGATGCAATTGGTTTTGCATCTGGAGTATGTGGAGGCTTCAACAGAGAATGAAGAATTTCGACCTACAAACCCCGTCCTGTTCCTTGAATCTGTTACCTCCGAGTCCAACCAATTTCCATTATCAAATGAAACCTCAAAGATCCTTAACGCACTTTCCCTGAAGCCCTTTTTTGTGCACTGAATCGCCCACAAGACCCCTCTTGATTCCACCGGATAgtaattttgaacaagatgTTCAGGTTTGTTTGGGATCCGTTGACCATGGATTACCCTAATCCTTCCTGCTTGTTTATGGTTTTCTGTGTGATAAACCGAGACTTGTCCGATAGTATCCACAACGGGAATTGTCCCTTATAGTATGTTATATCGTGGTAGTACGAACGATGCAGATTTAATTTCTTCATCTACTAAGGTCCATCCATCATCTCCTGGTCTTCAAAATGCCAATCTGTTAAGATTGTGAATGGCCATGACTACAATATCCGATTTTGAAGAAGGGCTCGATGACAGGGCAAACTTATTCCAGGAGACACGTTTATCCTCTCCATTACGTTTATACGTCGTGAAATATGGCAGCTTAACCATGGGATGATGATTTAGAGGATGCAACAGACTAACATCTCCGAGATCTCTAGATACAACTATTAGCCATCCTAGCGAAGAAGAAAGCACCTGAATTCTTTTAGATTCTCCTAGACTGCCTGGAATGAACTTGTAAGTCTTACCATTCCTCAGGTTGTAAAACTCAGTGACGCTATGGGTTGAAGAAAGATAGAAGTCTTCGTTTCTGGATGAAAGCAACAATGGAACTTGATGTGTCAATCCAGCAGTAAAGTTTTCCTTGGCCGCAGCCAATCTCCATGCTTTACAAACTAAGCCGAAAGCGAGAAAATCCTCCATTAAAACCATCAGATTGGAAACAGACGCAAGCACATACATCTTGGGGCAAATCTAACCAGTTGGCCATAGAATCATAGATAGTCTGTTTTTCTGGTCAAAAGCCATCTAAGCTAGCTCAATAGGCTACGATTTACAGAGTGGTTTAGTTTATATAGGAAAGATCGAAACCTAATTAAAGAAGGAACCCAAGTGCTGAAAGGGTTTGGAACATAGAATCACTATAAGTCTATAATAtccttttaaatttataataatgTCCCTTATTATCATCAAAGCCATCCTCTGTAATattttcacaattttttttttcttcaaataatTGGATCTGCAATTAGAATGTCGGGATTAATAGATGAAAAGATCTTTTTGTCCcccatagtaaagatacaagTATGCCTGCAGTCTTGGTTATCCGATAGTTTCTACAGCATTGCACACCTGCACTCTTCAGAGTTTCAATCGATCATCAACATAATTCTAATCAAAAGAAAGGTGGAACAAATGTAGTAAAATTGGCCAACTTAACTCCGCTCTATAAGAAAAATAATCTTGGCAATGAAGGAATATAATTTCACATTGCAAATGCCCTTTGGGAAAGCGTAAGCATTGTGCCAGGCCTCATCTTGTTCATACATCGCCCTAAATGGTATTTTTGCTTACTCATGTAACTCAAAAACTCGGGCAGTTCCATCCGTAGATACTGAAACAAGGAACTCTTGGTTGGCAGACACAGAGAGAGACTGAACGGGCTCATTGTGCCCATGCAAAGTTTTTATGCAATCACCAGAGAGGCTATCCCATAACCGAACCTTCCCATCCATACAGCCTGTTGCTAGATACCTGGATGTGCCCAGCCATGTCAAACATGTCACTCCATCCTGCCCATAAGTAAGAATTCATAAGACCCCTTGCAGAGATTGACATCCAATAGTATGGTGACCCAACAGATTGTCTATTAAAACTCATAAacgaataatatatatatgtaatgatgGATGAAGCTGAAACAGACCTCATGTTCGCAGGTACAACGGGGCATTGAATGCTGCAAGTCCCAAATAATAAGCTTCTTATCCATACTTCCTGTTGCAGCCCAAGGGGAGCTGCCATGAACAATTTAAGGCATGAGAATGATAGCATTACAGCAGAATACGTTGTGAACTAACAGTTAAGTTACTTAAGGATCACATAGCCTAGATTTTAGAATCCACATGCTATTTCCTGGTACAGGATTTCTAATATATGAGGAAGTTAGTAACAAAAGTTTTCCAATTCCTTAACTTAAACCTCCTCAACAAATCACTATTGCATTATcgaataatttattttatgtcACCAAACCTAATTATGCTCTTCCAACGGTATATAACTAACCCATGAATAAAGTCATAGCATGAATCACCGACACCAGTTACATATTGAGATAAAATGATCAAGTCAAACCATCAAAAGGGATTAGATGCATCTGTTTAATGACCCAGAATAGTTATCAAGTGACAAGGTTGCAGATTGGGCCATGCAGCACTTGGTACACTTATGAATGCGTCATAAATAGATCACGATGCCATACAACAGAAAATAGAATGATCAACAAACTTCAAAATGATCAGAAATAATTAAGGTAGAGCATTtcatttttatctttcaatccGGGTAAACAAACCCGATTGGCCTCATGCATTGGTTGTTGAAATCATGTCTTTTAATTGTGGTTGTCCAACAAACAATAGTAGATGATCCTAGTAGAAactattttaaataataaaagagaTGCCTCTTTCGAGGAACCCCTAGTCTATATACTGCGTGAACCAAGATATCTGACATGTGTGCCAAAATTCATGTCAAGGACACGCTACTTTAGCAAAATACAAGTATTCATGTCATTTTAATAGTTCAGTGCTATGTTTGTAtgacacacacacaaagagaGATATATAGATGTGTACCTTGGTGCAAGCCCGATACATTCAACTGAATCTAAATGTGAAACCAGGGAACTAACAACCTATTCATGGGGAAAATAAGAAGCAGCAGATTATATTAGAAGCCTGCTAATTCATAACATAAAACCAGGAAATCAACAACTAATAAAGAGTTCCAGATATTCTGAATGTAAAATACATATACCTTTCCAGTAGTTATATTTACAATGTAAACAGAACCATCCTCGGAACCAGTAACAGCTAAAGTTGAATCAGAAGTTATTGTCAAACATGTCAACCCTGTAGTATGGTACGGGTGACCTGGAGGACAAGATGCACACATATTAGAGATAAGTAATTCATGGTTTGGATTATCCTCATAACTTTTGGCTTCAAAATTGACTATTGTAACTTGGCAACTAATAGAGAATTAACAATACAGAAACTCATATACCTTGTACCACATGAACGCTCTCGCCACTTTTTGGATTCCATATTCTCAGAGTTGTGTCAGCAGAACCAGTGCAGATTGTTTTTCCTTTAGCATCATTAACAAACAAAGAATATATAGATTTAGATGATTGTGAGAAAGAAAGAGTAATAGTTATTCAAAGATATTTGAAAAGGAACAGAATGTACAAAGTAGGTTATATGGAAAGAATCATCTTGAAGAATAGTTGTGTACCATCAGAGGTAAAGTCACCACAAGTCACTCTACCACCGTGACCCGAAAATAAATTCAGATAGGAACCATTATCAGCATTCCACATCCAAACTGCAGAGTCTTCTGAACCAGCCAAGACCACATGACCTCTAGGATGCCACTTGATCCACTACAGCATATGCTCCACATCAAACATTTCAAATATAGCAGTATAGTAgcagtaagaaaaaaaaagagtttatAAAAGGTTTTACCTCAATTCCCCCGCCAGGACCTTCTAAAGTACATTTCAGATTTCCCGATGCTATGTCCCAAATTTGGATGATACCATCCAAGCTTCCAGATGCTAGCAATTGTCCGTCATTACTAAATGCTAAACTAGAAACAGAATCCTTGTGACCTGCAGAGCAGCTTAGAACCATATAAAATGAAGGAAAATGAAGATAGAATCTAATATATGCAGGATTTACTGCAGAAACTAGAGCACAAAAGAATTATGTTCAAAGCACAGAAGTAGCGCCAATAAATAATGGAGAATGAAGTCTGTAAACTATGCATCTGTTCTCTCATTCACCTACCTTGAAGCTCAAAAGCCCAATCTCCTTGTCCAATTTTCCAAAGAAACCCCTTGTCATCTTTACCCCCTGTTGCAACTAAAGTAGGCTCTGTTGGGCTGCATATAACAGCGTATAGTTCATCTGTAAAAAGAGAAAACACTTATTAACCTAAATTCTTAAGGAGTTCAATAATTACCACTCTCTTTTTAATTCCATAATGTAATTAGTAAACCAACCATGGAAAGCACCATAGAGGAAAAAATTATTAAGTTGGAAATGTCGTATGCTAAATATATACTCATCAAATTACTTACAGGGCAGTCTCATGTTAATTTCTTTCTAATGTTTGTGGACTTAAGTTTGGATGATTCTTTAATCAGGCATTCTATGCAATATGATAAACTCTATACTTCTAGGCATCAGCACTGCCAAACAGACCCTTAGGGTACAATCAAAGATTGTAGGATGCTTACAGCAGCTTGTGTAGAGatcttttatgtaattttagaAGAGTAATTTATTCAATTCATATATCTAAACTTGCATCACTACAATCATTAACATCAGTTTAGAAAATCCTTCATTTCTCATTAGAGATAAGCATATCACTCACATAAATTGGGTATAAATAGTCACCATATTTCACctccggaaaaaaaaaatcagattctaTTGAAATTTGACCAAGTTATAGTGGAGTCGCTACTGAGTATTAGAACCTCATTGAATGATTGTACACAAAGTAGTGGAAAAATAGATTAAATTCATATAAAATAAATGGAATGAACTTTTACCACTATGTCCGGTAAATATGTGTATAGAATCATCAAGCTCATCTGAAACCACCATAAAACACCATtaatcacaacaatcaatcacaacaGAAATAAATGATCAATATCCTATAAAGCAAACTATTAGATTGGGGGATGTAGTTTAGCTTAATACCAACTTCATCATCTGCATCAGGAAGATCTGCAACCAATGATAGTTGACCAATAAATTAGAATACAGAATATACATTCTTACACTTAATAATTTTTGAAATATACGCATCAGACATAGAGAGAGTACCTTCATCATCAACAGCAATTTCGCCAACAATGTCTGCTTCATCAAGAAAAACCTCGCCTTGgtcatcatcttcttcgtgAAGAGCATGAGCTGGATTGCTCATCTTCTTAATTTTTCTGGACGCTGAAGCAAAGAGCTAAGAGGTTTAAGGAGGTTCATAGGGTACAAGCATTACAGCAGGATATATTCAGATACTAGTTCCCTAGTAGGTATTTCTCAAGCTACAATATACTACCAAGCAATAAAGCATACAGTTCAAGTTCTCACTTTCTACATATTTATAAGAAAATTCGAttacagatactcagtctattctttgacatgggtttgaTTCATTTCTCATATAAAGAAACAGAAACCCAACTAAGTCCATATTAAATGCAATGCTTGAGCTACATAAAGGTTTTTTCTTTATCATTATAACCAGCAAAACTAACTGTCATATTCATTATAAAGGTGCTTTCTTGATCAACTGTAATCTTAATAGTGAGAAAAGAACTCCAATATGGGGAACTCAATACAGTTCGAATGCATTTTGATAATCTATGAGCTTCAGTTTCAATTTGATACCAGAATACTAAACAATGAAGCATTAAGCAATGCATGAGCTGAACACAACCCAAAGGAATCAAGAAAAATCGGAACAGAATCATGAAAAGAATACCTGTTTGGGATTTGATGAGTTTATGTTTCAAGTTCTCTAAGCCGCGCTATAACTGCTGCCAAGAAACGTGAATGAGACGAACCAGTGAGGAATAGAGAGGAGGAGACGAGCGGAGGCGCAAACTAGAAAGAGGACAATTTGGTTATTTACATCAGGGTGAATTCCAtttttatttgagaaaaaaGGGTCTATTTTTAGGACAATTTGATATGTTTATTTCAAGTTTGAAATGATAGGCTTGGGCCTGTCCCATTCTAATTTCGATTAGGATCAATTTCAGGTTGCTAAATTTTTAAAAACACAAAGTCTCGTTCTATTCCGATACGCGTCTCATCCCTAAATACCATAAGTGGGTTATGAAAATGTTGATATAACCTTTACTTGTGAATCCCTATTTCTCGTCATATGGAGCAACTCTTTTTTCCCAGCCCTAACGGGAGATTTACTTCTTTGTACTGTTTGTTGGGCTATAAAATTGGTCGATTtcttgatttaaaaaaaaacacacaaacaGTTGAACATTTCCTCCCCATCAATCTCCCTCTTGTTATTGAAGTTGTCTTTCATGAAAGGTCATAGAAGAGTGATGCGATTTTGGACTCATTTGCAGTGACATTGAGGAAACTTGGAAATTGCACCCTAGCAATTGTCTTTTACGTACCCAAAGGAAAGCACAAGGAAATTAACCTATTTAGGACTGTAGCTACATACAAAAATAACTGAATAAGTGAAGCTTTATTTGCAGATGTCGATCTAAAATAGTGGTGGCACTCCTAGCTAGCTAAGCCTAATTAGAGCATCGAGTTAGAGAAAAGTCATAAAACTTATATTAACACAAGGCAGCTGCTTCCTCAATTACTAAGCATGTGGTAAAATGCTGCTGCTATGTCATCTATTGAAGTGAGCGAGCACCCTTCTTCAATCTGCACATACGATGTTTCAAATTTAGCCAATTTCAAACACTAATTCCAAATGAGCAAACAAAATAAACTTTGGCAAATAAAGAATAATTACATCAGATATCTACGTACTCAAGTATAAGACAATAATCGGTGACGACGATCCTTATATACTCCCGAAATGTTTACTTACCTTGACACTAATGAAGTAGAGAACAAAAGGGTACATAGTGTTAACAGTGAGATGAAGGATGGTAAGTTGAAGCGTTTGCACTCCTGCAACCAACTTCGAAAGCTCTCTTGGGCTAATTCTTCGCGTCAAAATTCGAAGGTTTGCATGTGTTTCAATCAATGTGACCTCAATATCAGCTATGTCTGCTTTAGTTTTTGATGTGACTTTGTTAGGGGTCTGCTGCTGAGACCATGAGCAATGATGGCCTAGGGAAATATCACACCCTGAAAATGGTAACAATGGGGTTATAATTGGCTCCAAAGTTGTGCAGTTGGAAGTATTACTGCTGTCTTCGTTAACAACATTGGCCTGTAGAAGTTGAAGCTTCTGAGCTTCAAGGGACAGCAAAAGGTGCTCAAGCTCCTTCACAAATTCTATGGCACCACCCACTATAGAGGCTTGGTCGCCCTACACATAAGAAAAGAGTTAGAGAGGTACTGAAATCGATCATAAGATTTTGGTTTTAGCTAATCCAAAATGTCCTATTTGAACAGTGCCAATGAAAATGTCCTACATCATTTGAGTTCCAATAAGTAGTACAGTTATTTGGTTTGCCATATGAGAATCATATGACTACGaaaaatatattgaattttatccgatgttctaaaaatacagaaacatgtaaatatagattttattaatttttgtactagagaaaataaaaaatgatattATGTGACTCGGACTTTAATAATTTGTGCTATGGACctttcacaatatacttgCTTTTCATGtgactaaaaaaaaaacccagagAAACTTAACAAAAATAATGTCAATTTAGCAGAAAAGAAAGTCATAGAATGATGAAATACTTGCCACAGTTGTGCAGCTAATTAGAACTCATGCATGATTGTGGTGATTCCTAGAGAAATCCATGAAAATATTGACACCATTTTAATTAGATTTCTAAATTCTAAATGGAAGATAATCAAGTGTATAAGGTGGAGTACCCTCTGTGCATAAGTATCGGGCATGAGAGATCGCAAGATGGCGAGATGCTCATTCATTTGCTTTCTGCGGTTTCTCTCAACAGCAATGTGAGTCATTCTCTGCATCTCGGCTTCTTCCTTGTTCTTGCAAACCCTCGGCTTTCGCTTCCTCGTCTTCTTCCCTAGCTGTTGAGTCACAGCCGTCAGGCTGCGGCTTCGAGTTCCGAGTGTGGTACAACTCTCTAAAGCAACAATACCACTTTGGTTTTGATCTTGAGCTCCGGCCGCGTTCATGGTAGGAGTAGCAGTAGCCACACAGTTATCCATTAAGAAGCTGGTCTCAGCCGGAGCCGGAGAGTCCTGGCAGCTGTAAGGGGTTGCGGAGATGGTGTcatagatgatgaagttgaAGGGCTCACTGGAAGCTATGGCTTCTAAAGCCATTATACCTCTCGATGAATCTGTTGTTTTCTCGGCTTTGATAGAGGTGAAACACTTGGATGAGACTTGTTATATATCACTGTTTAATTACATAGCTGCTAGCTCGTTAATTTCTTGCCATCGCAAGACCTCAATCATTTGGTCCATTTTATAGCAAAACCCTGCTCTCTTGAAGTTAGCGCTTTTGTGTATGTACATGGCACCGATGGCAGTATGGCAAAATAATtagtaaaaaagaaga containing:
- the LOC126794474 gene encoding uncharacterized protein LOC126794474; translated protein: MSNPAHALHEEDDDQGEVFLDEADIVGEIAVDDEDLPDADDEVDELDDSIHIFTGHSDELYAVICSPTEPTLVATGGKDDKGFLWKIGQGDWAFELQGHKDSVSSLAFSNDGQLLASGSLDGIIQIWDIASGNLKCTLEGPGGGIEWIKWHPRGHVVLAGSEDSAVWMWNADNGSYLNLFSGHGGRVTCGDFTSDGKTICTGSADTTLRIWNPKSGESVHVVQGHPYHTTGLTCLTITSDSTLAVTGSEDGSVYIVNITTGKVVSSLVSHLDSVECIGLAPSSPWAATGSMDKKLIIWDLQHSMPRCTCEHEDGVTCLTWLGTSRYLATGCMDGKVRLWDSLSGDCIKTLHGHNEPVQSLSVSANQEFLVSVSTDGTARVFELHE
- the LOC126795296 gene encoding LOW QUALITY PROTEIN: transcription factor bHLH71 (The sequence of the model RefSeq protein was modified relative to this genomic sequence to represent the inferred CDS: inserted 2 bases in 1 codon), whose amino-acid sequence is MALEAIASSEPFNFIIYDTISATPYSCQDSPAPAETSFLMDNCVATATPTMNAAGAQDQNQSGIVALESCTTLGTRSRSLTAVTQQLGKKTRKRKPRVCKNKEEAEMQRMTHIAVERNRRKQMNEHLAILRSLMPDTYAQRGDQASIVGGAIEFVKELEHLLLSLEAQKLQLLQANVVNEDSSNTSNCTTLEPIITPLLPFSGCDISLGHHCSWSQQQTPNKVTSKTKADIADIEVTLIETHANLRILTRRISPRELSKLVAGVQTLQLTILHLTVNTMYPFVLYFISVKIEEGCSLTSIDDIAAAFYHMLXVIEEAAALC
- the LOC126794931 gene encoding RING-H2 finger protein ATL52-like, whose amino-acid sequence is MGSIGSSSSPKTWIPYMNSRDCSQGFCSLYCPQWCHIIIPPPPSFNFAQDNSSSSPSLSPLVIAIIGILVSAFLLVSYYTIMSKYCGNGDRRRSRSREDHGQNEELEGTENRSLHEPWYVVTVGLDEALIKSLRVCKYKNGDDLIEGTDCAVCLSEFEEDENLRLLPKCNHAFHLPCIDTWLKSHLNCPLCRASVVSTNAPTHHQLPPAVTETPPSSSNEGGNVVMGTQVLERGHHPQNVAIVHGDVIPKTPLRASSGLGNSEERNTIIEIVADDPFHQTIRRSVSMDYICHDDRILVADIFRMNDEDEHVEGCPESESDEIAGSSTQSVAGGAGTPSLSKEHMGHVAIKRSFSSGRLFFTRPARARHSLIPL